The region ATTACGGAACTTTAAAATCTGAAGTTGAAAAGATCTGGAATCGGGGAAAAGTCGTAATTTTCGATGTTGATGTAAAAGGCGGAATTTCCCTAAAGAAATATTTTGGAGAAAAGGCATTGTCAATTTTCATTGAACCACCTTCCATCGAAGAGTTGGAACGAAGATTGATTTCAAGAAATACAGATGATGCAGAAACCATTAAAACCCGTGTAGCAAAAGCAGAAGAGGAAATGTCTTATGCCGATGAATTTGACAAAATCGTCATTAATACGGATTTGGATGAAGCAAAAAAAGAAATAGAAAGTTTAATAAAAAATTTCATTGAAGAAACTGGAAATTAGAAATCAGATGTTAGTAAAAAAATCTAACCCCTAATTTCTAAAGTCTAACTTCTATAATTAAAAACATTGAGGTTGATATGAGTACCGAAACACTAGAAAAAGCTAAATCTACAATTCCCGTAAAAGGATTTCTGGACATTAAAGATTTAGTGATTCCTCAAGGAGAAGAGCTTGTAAAAGCAATTCTTAAATTGAAAGAAGAAAAAAATGCGGTAATCTTAGCGCATTATTACCAGCCTGGAGAAATTCAGGATATTGCCGATTTTTTAGGAGATTCACTACAGTTGGCAAGACAGGCAAAAGATACCAATGCCGATATGATCGTATTCTGCGGAGTTCACTTCATGGCGGAAGCAGCAAAAATCCTGAACCCAACTAAAAAAGTTGTTCTTCCGGATACAATGGCAGGATGTTCTTTAGCAGACGGTTGTTCTGGAGAAGGATTAAGAAAAATGCGTGAACAGCACCCAAATGCTTTGGTAGCGACCTACATCAACTGTAATGCTGAAACAAAAGCAGAGAGTGATATTATCGTAACAAGTTCAAATGCTGAAACGGTAATTGAAGCCCTTCCAAAAGACAGACCTATTATTTTTGCACCTGATAAAAACTTAGGAAGATATCTATCCCAAAAAACAGGACGCGATATGATTCTTTGGGACGGAAGCTGCATCGTTCACGAAGCATTTTCCATGGAGAGAATTGCAAAACAATTAGCAGATAATCCGGACGCAAAATTAATTGCTCACCCGGAAAGCGAGGAAGCTGTTCTAAAACTGGCTCATTTTATAGGCTCTACTTCTGCATTGTTGGATTATGTACAAAAAGACGATTGTCAGAAATTTATCATTGCTACAGAAGAAGGGATTTTACACGAAATGAAAAAACGTGCTCCCCATAAGGAATTGATTCCGGCTTTGGTTTTTGATGAAACCTGCAACTGTTCGGAGTGTTTTTATATGAAGCGTAATACAATGGAAAAATTGTATTTATGTATGAAATATGAACTTCCTGAAATTCTGATCGACGAAGAATTAAGATTAAAAGCATTAAAACCGATCGAGGCAATGCTTGATCTTTCAAAAAGTATCAAATAAATCAAAAGCACTGTTTTTACAGTGCTTTTTTTCTTTAGAATTAATTTTCAAAACAATCTGCGCTCACGTCTAAACACATTCGACACTTTGGGGATAATGCAAAATATTGTACGCAAGTAAAGCGCATCTTGGGAGTTTTCCGTATGTGCTAATTTATTATGGACAAGTATGAGTTACAGGATCATATGAAAACATTATACAAACTCTTCTTCCCAAAAACAAAGAACAAGTAGCACAACCCGGTATTGGGCTGCAGTCAGAATCAAAATTACACTCATGATTGACCCCACCCAAAATCTTTTTCAGGTTTTCTCTTTTAATTTTTTTTAAATTTTTCATAGTAAATAGTTTTAATGGTTAAATGTAACCTTAATCAAGAGAACATTCATAGCTTAACAACACTTTAGGTTTACAACATTCCGGCAAAGCATCATAGTCTGCACAAGATTTTGGAAAACCGGGACCATAAGGCCCGGGAGGACAAGTATAATTACAGGTTCCTGCTCCGTTAATTGTTTTTAAATTTTGTCTGTCTAATTTTTTTAGGTTTTTCATGGTATTTTATTTTTCTTGATTCAGGTGATTTAAAAATAGATATTAAATTAATAAATCACTAAATATTGATAAATATTATTTTATGTTAAATTCTATTCAGTAAATAATATTTGATGCAAACTTTTATTCGTGCTTCAAAATAATTTGTACATTTGTTCAAGTAACAATGAATTATTTAAGAAACATATCTGATATTTCTATTCCGGATTTCTCTATTTCGGAAGGAAATTTTGTTTCCATTATTGCTACAACAACTACCACTACCCCATAACGGGGTAAATTTTCACATATCATTCACTAGCGTGTACTCTTTTTCTGAAGAGTAAAATTTCATTTTTCCATAACTCAAAATAAAACATCATGAAAGTTTTAAAATTTGGCGGAACTTCTGTCGCCAATGCCCAAAATATACTAAAGGTAAAAGATATCATAAAGAAAGAATCTCTGAAAAACAGAGTCGTAATTGTAGTTTCTGCACTTCAAGGTGTGACAGATCAATTGATAAAAGCAGCAGAATCAGCATCTCAAAACAATGAAAATTATATTCAGATTATTAAAAAACTTGAAGAAAAACATTTAGATTTAGTCACAGAATTAATTCCGATTTCGAATCAAAGTTCATGGTTGAGCTTCGTTAAAAAACATTTTAATGATATAGAAGATATCTGTAACGGAATTTTCGTATTGGGAGAATTCACAGATAGAATTAAAGATAAAATTATGTCTTACGGCGAATTTCTGTCGTCAAACATTATCGCTGCAAATTTACAATTCGAAAGATTTGATATCAAATGGATGAATTCTTCCGAAAATATTGTTACTAATAACAATTACACCAATGCAAAAGTAAATTTTGAAGCCACTGAAAAGAATTTGATACAATTTTTAAACGAAAATAAAAATCAGATTATTATGGCTCCCGGATTTATTGCTAAAGATGAAAAAGGAAATTCTACAACCTTAGGACGAGGCGGTTCAGACTATACCGCATCTCTCATTGCTTCAGCCATCAATGCTGATGAACTTCAGATCTGGACAGATGTAAGCGGAATGATGACTTCAGATCCACGATTGGTTTCCAACGCAAAACTAATTCCTGAAATTTCATATGCAGAGGCAATGGAACTTTCCCATTTTGGAGCAAAAGTTTTATATCCTCCGACAATTCAACCAGTGATGGTGAAAAATATTAATCTAAGAATTAAAAACACTTTCGAGCCGGAAGCATGCGGAACATTAATTTCTCATCAACTGGAAAAAATAAATTCTGAAAATCAGCAGATTGCAGTCGGAATTTCTAATATGAGCAACATTGCTTTATTGACTTTAGAAGGAAGCGGAATGATTGGAATTCCGGGATTTTCCGCAAAATTATTTCAATGTTTAAGCAGTGAAAAAGTGAGTGTTATTCTCATTACACAGAGCTCGTCTGAACATTCCATAACTGTTGCCATTCATGAAAAAGATGTTTTTAATGCAAAAAATGCTATTGATATCGCTTTTGAAGATGATTTAAAGCTAAAAAAAGTCGAGCCCGTAAAAATTGAAACCAACCTTGCCATTGTAGCTTTGGTCGGAGAAAATATGAAAAGCAGAAGCGGCGTAAGCGCAAAAATGTTTGGCTGTTTGGGAAATAACGGCATCAATATACGGGCAATTGCACAGGGTTCCTCTGAAAAAAACATCAGCATTGTCATTTCAGAAAAAGACATCAAAAAAGCAGTGAACGTGCTGCATGAAGAATTTTTTGAATCGGAAATAAAACAGGTACATCTTTACATTTGCGGAACTGGAAATGTTGGAATGAAATTAATTCAGCAGATCTATGACCAGAACGAATATCTTAAAGAAAATCTTTTAATCAATTTAAGAATTGCAGGACTTTCCAACAGCCGTAAAATGATTTTTTCAGATACAGGAATTTCAGAAAACGAATTTTTCAATTTTAACAAGAATGGCGAAGATGCTTCTGCAGAAAAATTTGCTCACGAAATTATTTCAAGGAATTTAAGAAACTCTGTTTTTGTAGATGTTACGGCAAGTTCAGAAATTCCGAATATGTATGAAAAATTGCTTAAAAAAAGTATAAATATTGTAGCTTGTAATAAAATTGCAGCCTCATCAGATTTTGAAAATTATAAAACCTTAAAAAACATTGCCCGGAATCACAGCTGTAAATTTTTCTTCGAAACCAATGTCGGAGCAGGACTTCCCATCATTGGAACAATTAACGATCTGATAAGAAGCGGCGATAAAATCACCTCTATTCAAGCAGTTTTGAGTGGAACTTTAAATTTTGTTTTTAACTATTATGATGGAAATAAACCATTTTCTGAAATCGTAGCCCAAGCCCAAAAAGAAGGCTACACAGAGCCCGATCCGAGACTGGATTTATCTGGGACCGATGTAGCCCGA is a window of Candidatus Chryseobacterium colombiense DNA encoding:
- the thrA gene encoding bifunctional aspartate kinase/homoserine dehydrogenase I yields the protein MKVLKFGGTSVANAQNILKVKDIIKKESLKNRVVIVVSALQGVTDQLIKAAESASQNNENYIQIIKKLEEKHLDLVTELIPISNQSSWLSFVKKHFNDIEDICNGIFVLGEFTDRIKDKIMSYGEFLSSNIIAANLQFERFDIKWMNSSENIVTNNNYTNAKVNFEATEKNLIQFLNENKNQIIMAPGFIAKDEKGNSTTLGRGGSDYTASLIASAINADELQIWTDVSGMMTSDPRLVSNAKLIPEISYAEAMELSHFGAKVLYPPTIQPVMVKNINLRIKNTFEPEACGTLISHQLEKINSENQQIAVGISNMSNIALLTLEGSGMIGIPGFSAKLFQCLSSEKVSVILITQSSSEHSITVAIHEKDVFNAKNAIDIAFEDDLKLKKVEPVKIETNLAIVALVGENMKSRSGVSAKMFGCLGNNGINIRAIAQGSSEKNISIVISEKDIKKAVNVLHEEFFESEIKQVHLYICGTGNVGMKLIQQIYDQNEYLKENLLINLRIAGLSNSRKMIFSDTGISENEFFNFNKNGEDASAEKFAHEIISRNLRNSVFVDVTASSEIPNMYEKLLKKSINIVACNKIAASSDFENYKTLKNIARNHSCKFFFETNVGAGLPIIGTINDLIRSGDKITSIQAVLSGTLNFVFNYYDGNKPFSEIVAQAQKEGYTEPDPRLDLSGTDVARKILILAREAGYSLEFNEIENESFLPEECMKGNVEDFYNSLLKYETHFKNLLDKAKNDGKILKYVAEFKGGKAKVGLQHIAPESDLFNLYGKDNIVIFKTSRYSEQPLVVKGAGAGAEVTASGVFADIVRSV
- the nadA gene encoding quinolinate synthase NadA, with protein sequence MSTETLEKAKSTIPVKGFLDIKDLVIPQGEELVKAILKLKEEKNAVILAHYYQPGEIQDIADFLGDSLQLARQAKDTNADMIVFCGVHFMAEAAKILNPTKKVVLPDTMAGCSLADGCSGEGLRKMREQHPNALVATYINCNAETKAESDIIVTSSNAETVIEALPKDRPIIFAPDKNLGRYLSQKTGRDMILWDGSCIVHEAFSMERIAKQLADNPDAKLIAHPESEEAVLKLAHFIGSTSALLDYVQKDDCQKFIIATEEGILHEMKKRAPHKELIPALVFDETCNCSECFYMKRNTMEKLYLCMKYELPEILIDEELRLKALKPIEAMLDLSKSIK
- the gmk gene encoding guanylate kinase: MNKVIIFSAPSGSGKTTLVKHSLEVFDELQFSISCTTRQPRGSEVHAVDYHFLTPDEFRQKISEDAFVEFEEVYTDKYYGTLKSEVEKIWNRGKVVIFDVDVKGGISLKKYFGEKALSIFIEPPSIEELERRLISRNTDDAETIKTRVAKAEEEMSYADEFDKIVINTDLDEAKKEIESLIKNFIEETGN